The Candidatus Thermoplasmatota archaeon genome segment ATATTACGGTATTGCGTCTTGCAGGAAGCAATGGGACCAACGCTGCACTGAAACTGCATTTTGGTGGTAATTTTAGCGCAGGGTATAACAAAACATATACTGCTGCGTTTGCGATTGTCAATGAAGAATTATTTAGAGTTAATATAACACGGATTAATGTATCAACATCAACTGGTGATGCATGTCTTCAGATATGGTTGCATAAGAATCGAACAAAAACTGTTGAGCAGGATTCAGGAAGTGTTTTTATGTGGGATAAAACTGTGAGTAAAGCACCGACTGCATCTGCAGCATGGGTTCTTGGTCCAGGTAATGCAAATCCAACAGACATCAATGGAAATAAAGGTACTACTCCATGGAATAATAACCAAGTTCGTTTTACCAAGTATAATAATGATGCAATAAATGGTACTACTGATTTTGTCTGGGTTCAAGTATCAATTGATGTTCCGTTTTCTCCAACAGGAGGAGCACACACTGGATTGATCTGGATTCACTTCCAAGCAAACACAAAAGACGTAACATAAAACAATGTGATAGTTCAATACATCTTAAGTATTTCTTTTTATAAATTCTCTTTCCCAAGATACAGGAAAAAGGAACATAATGTATAAATAATTCTAGTTCTATTCATGATTAGTAAGGATGGATGCAAAATAATATACAGATGAGTGTTCAGTTTATTTATTAAAAACGTGAGGAGGGGAAAACGATAAAACAGCAATTAACAATAAAATTGTTAATTGGAAATCTTCTTTTTCTATCAATTCTTATTATCATTGCATCACGTTCATTATCTGTTATCTCAGGAACACCATTTCCGTTAGCAATTATTACTTCAAATTCTATGAGTCCTTCACTTTTCGAAGGGGATCTCGTCGCGTGGACACCAACAAACATCGATGATGTCAAAATAGGAGATGTCATCGTTTTTAAAAGTTGGTTAAGCTGGCCTGATGAAAAGCTGGTTGTTCACCGTGTTGTTGGAATAAAAACTATGTGGGGTCGACCAGCGCTAGAAACCAAAGGAGATGCAAACGAATATACCGATCAATCTGGACCACATATCCCTGAACCATACATCCAAGAAAAACGATTTATCGGAAAAGTTTTATCAGTTGGATCGCAACCATTGAAAATACCGTTTGTTGGGTATATTGGAATCCTTATTACCCAAGGATTTAATGCTTTATCACAACCATCTGCAGCAAAAGGGACCCTGACGTATGTTGGCGTTTTCACTCCTTTAACCATATCGGTCGTCTTACTTGTAATATCCCTGTTTATATTACCTGACCGAGCAAAAACATATAAAGAAAAAATCAGACTCAATATTTTTGAAACACAACCGCTCAACATCAAAAACTTATTTTCATTCTTTTTAACCATCTTTGTGTTATTATTAGTATTAGTTCATTTTTTTGCTTTTGACTCAACACCTGCAACAGTTGGTGTTGGTGAATTCCCTGAAAAGAGTGGGTTTGAACTTGGATCTATACCCTCGGGAAAAACAGGACCAATGCGATATTTACCTGTGATCAACCCTGGGATAATGCCTGTGAAGGGTATCGTATTTGGTTCCGGTGAACTGAAAGATTTTGTAAACCGAACACTATTTACTATCGATCCTGGAGAAATAAGAAATCTTGGCATTACGGCAACAATACCGAATGGAACTCAGAACGGTTCATTTCTTGGGGAAATTAAACTATATTCATCTCCAATCTGGTTTATTTTTCCTGATGAATTTATTAGAGAATGTTTACATCATGATGGTCAATCTACTGTACTC includes the following:
- a CDS encoding signal peptidase I; its protein translation is MLIGNLLFLSILIIIASRSLSVISGTPFPLAIITSNSMSPSLFEGDLVAWTPTNIDDVKIGDVIVFKSWLSWPDEKLVVHRVVGIKTMWGRPALETKGDANEYTDQSGPHIPEPYIQEKRFIGKVLSVGSQPLKIPFVGYIGILITQGFNALSQPSAAKGTLTYVGVFTPLTISVVLLVISLFILPDRAKTYKEKIRLNIFETQPLNIKNLFSFFLTIFVLLLVLVHFFAFDSTPATVGVGEFPEKSGFELGSIPSGKTGPMRYLPVINPGIMPVKGIVFGSGELKDFVNRTLFTIDPGEIRNLGITATIPNGTQNGSFLGEIKLYSSPIWFIFPDEFIRECLHHDGQSTVLILDVLAAGILTVCTITLIVTSAYISMKYRIFEIDISWRRVSKFLINRRVIQRISTVKHKTKVTFNQHVGWILRTNIVHLDVKPLILASTILVPFLLLLTSELLAMVVASIAAGLCAYFIHCRTRAKIILTSSFALIFGCIYIIVKTQYNLMTSDRTLLESTALGLGAIGIYLLVLAFFLIPLSLVTWYMTYQIRNVKEQKDPLLILEGSCDL